A region of the Portunus trituberculatus isolate SZX2019 chromosome 21, ASM1759143v1, whole genome shotgun sequence genome:
ATAACGAGCATGGAAGGCATCTTGCTGAAGGCTCACGGTCCATCCAGCTGGAccaccacaccaaaacactgtaCGGTACTGAAACCGGATTATTCCCAAAACATATCTAACAAGACCTGCGAAAAACCCCCTACCCGACCCCAAGCATCAATTAACAAACCTCAATCCTCATCGGAGATACATtgggtagcggtggtggtggggcttgTAGTagcgacagtggtggtggtggtggtgatagtcgtGTGTCTGAAAGTGAAATATCGATGCCGTTCAAACGAATCACGTAAGTACACAAAAGgaccgattctctctctctctctctctctctctctctctctctctctctctctctctctctctctgtgtgtgtgtgtgtgtgtgtgtgtgtgtgtgtgtgcgcgcgaacATTAACAAAAATTGTGACTGataatgtattattattttttttattattaatattatttttcattattattattatcattattattattattattatcattattatcattattattattattattattattattattattactattacatattattattatcaatattattattattattattattattattagtagtagtagtagtagtagtagtagtagtagtagatgttgttgttgttgttgttgttgctgttgttgtagtagtaatagtaatagcagtagtagtagaagtattaataCTAGTTGGgtttttttcattaacattttaattattgttgtagcgtcagtagcaacagcaacaccgACATTaccaataaaagtagtagtggcagcaatagcagttgtatttttctatttatttattcatttatttattttattatatatttttttttgttgttgtggccAATAGTGCTTGTAGATATACTTGAGGAGTTTGGGAAGTGCTGTTAACTTCAAccaattagtggcgcaggcaactttgaatatagtggtacccatattatgacccatatcaccacccaagggcATCTTTGAagtaatcacctagaacctgggtaccatggtgacatgtaggtaactttaaaccactagaCGAATGATATAGTATCagggcggtacgtggtgggattccaacttCTGCCTGATCTTactctcaccaccttatccactacgccaccgtttctctacagtagcagcagcagcagcagcagcagcagcagcagtagtagtagtagtagtagtagtagtagtagtagtagtagtagtagtagtagtagttgttgttgttgttgttgttgctgttgttcttgttgctgctgctcctactgctgctgctgttccttttactgttactgttgttgttgttgctactgctactgttttgttgttgttttttgtagcagcagcagcagcagccgtagtggtagtagtactagcagccGCAATAATACTAAAGTAATAGCAgttgtagcaacaacaacaacaacaacaacaacaacaacaaaaataacaacaacgtcATTTATCTCTCTACAGAACCCCAACACCCGCTCACAGAGTCAGCGAGCCATGCGGTACAAGACACCCGCAACAGCCTGTACGAACCTCTGAGCGTCTTCCAGGAAGCTGCCGCTCCTCCCCAACACGAGAACGCGCCACGCGTCATTCACAATGGCCTGTAGGAGTCTTTCGATGAGCACCACTTACTAGAAGAATCGCACTTTTGATGCTCAGTACTTCTAACAgtaccctcctccctctcctccacattTCATTGCATATTTACATAGGTAAATTCACACATTTCTACAGTTTGGATCCTAGCAGTGTTATCCTACTGTTactgagagagaatataaatgtTGATGTAGTAAATTAATTCAAGTGTTAGTATACTTGTTAATTGTTACTTGTCTACATGTGTACCTGGTCAGCAATATGACtttttaacatatatacattggtggtggtgatggtggtggtggtggtggtggtgtgacctAACATGGacaaatatattgaaaaaatagatggatagattgattgattgactgaattatggaaaagtagaaataaggTTACtagtgatggaagagagagagagagagagagagagagagagagagagagagagagagagagagagagagagaggaatgaatgatgGATTTATAATGCTATGGAATCAAGAAAGTTCAAATTTATTGATTTGTATTAAGATTATGTTAAGTCTTATAATTATGATAGTACAGTTCATTTGAAGCATAACCTTATTGGTGCTTGAATGAAGCCTACCTAGTGATTGTAATATTATTATGAATGAAGCCCAACTCCAATCTGAATGTTGCTTACTTATTACTAATTATTGTAAACTGAGTGATTCCTGGTTATTGTGGCTTGTTCTTGTACAACTCTATTTATCTCAATTTGATTGAAGACTATACTGTACTTTGTTCTGGTCTAGTGAAGCCTCACCATTGCAATCTGAAAAGGTTATATAGGTATTATGGCTTGAATAAAGCCTGATTATAGTTTGAATGAAGCCTGATTGTAGTAATTTATATAAAGCTTGTAGTTTGTCTGAAGGCTTATGTTGTATTAATGTCTGAAGCTGAAGATCTGAATAAAGCTTTGATATAAGTCTTGTTAATAAGTTAAGTAACTTTTAATTGTAATCTGTGTCGAGGTCGACAAtgtacatagtttttttttccaccttagtaaatttccctcttgcattaacaaaaaaaataaaacaacgtataagtacaaaatgggagaagagattataatgaaaagaagagaagagaaagacctgggagtgattatacaaaaCTCCCTGACTCCaaaaaagacacataaatagGTTACTTGCTTCAACATGCAAGGCATTATCAAATATCAAGGTAGcgttcaattacatggataagagaATGATGAGACCTAGATTataatatgcagcagtggtgtggccaCCATACAAACAGGACATCAGAACTATAAAGAATCGAAAggacagctacaaagatggtgctaaaaataaagaatcCTCCCTATGAggaaaagactgaaggagatggaactaccaactttgaaggatagacgggaaagagatctaataacgatgtataacAGTATGTTAGTAAaccgtatggaaaagatagatagacaaaacctggtatcactgacggAGGAATGAGATAGgcgaacaagaggacactccaagatcatgaaaagtcaatgtttgagggacattaaaaagtaaaattttccaCACAGtacggtggacatctggaacggaatgagtgaagagattgtagcagcagaaagtgtgcacaaatttaaagaaaagttggataaaagtagatatggagacaggtcactattagtcccgctcgaaccctgtaatatacaattaggtaaatacaacttggtaaatactCAGAATAAAATGGCACCGTTGAAAAGACAAGAAGCTTTCTGCTGCAACACCTCGTCTCGCCTCGCACTTTGTTTACCTCCACCAGCTGTTGTCAGACACCCTCGCCTGCCATTCCTCTCCAACCACACACGAGACCTGCGTGCCAGTGACCTCTGAAGAGAAGGTGTGAGTGTGAGACCGTGGTGGTGAGAGGCGAGATGGGCGTGATGGGGCGCGTGGTGGCGGCTGATGACAGCCTTCAGGAGAAGCTGACAGCCCTGGCCAAGGGATGCAGTTTTCAGATCGGCCTGCTCATAGGACAGGTGGGAACATAACAACGCCACAGCTTTTACTGAATTAATGATTAACAGTATCGTTTCATCCCAAGtgctatgttatgttaggttaggtttaatttaATTcagttcattatttcattactaatcTCTTCCAGGAGTTGATCATGGTTTTAAAATTTTTAGTGCTTCCATATTAGGAGGTCAAGGATATTTCCATCGAAGacattatagttattattattattattattgatgaagTTTTTGGTTGTTTTAATTGATTTATATGATGAAGTCTTTGGTTCGTGTGTGGTTGGTGTGTGAGATATCATGTAGGtatgaatggaagaaaacaaattcTGATTACAGTAGCTATGAGTAAGCATTACACTTGGTCAAGATTAGGAAAGTTATTTGCTGCCAGATTAAAGACAGACAGGTTCACACATGTCAATATGTGACTGAAATTACAAGTTGGTAGAAGTATTGACTGACCCCTTCTAATCGGAACActttcacacatagcgactgggaaaCATTGGCTAGTTGGCGGgtagtgaatgtaaacaaacagctactcaacaagatgtcttcctatgatgacgatgacgattgcgatcaaattaaatcatcacatgTATTCAATCTTCACCTCCAACAACGCCCTACATAGAGGGAAGTATAGTCTATCCGTTTTGATTATCTCAGAGCAAACTGTGtattcggttggcagccctgcctcacctctgctctcGCTCAGCCCCGCTGAGACGCAAATTCattaacaaacatttatatttattcactttactcaGTAACGACACAAGTTACATGTTACtgagtaaagtgaataaatataaatgtttgttaatGAATCTGCATCTCAGCGGGGCTGAGCGAGAGCAGAGGTgagcagggctgccaaccgaataCACAGTTTGCTCTGAGATAATCAAAACGGACAGACTTTAGTCATTGGAGAGTGGCAAATATCTCACTGAATGCCTATATGTTTAAACTTTTTTGCTGTAGAATTCACTTTTAGGGTCCCAAGTgtgctcttttccctctccaactccaaaatctctttCTCTACATCGAcatcacattttcaaacctttctctgtgACATCACAACATAAACAAAGTTGCAAAtcaactgaacaagaccaacatattGGTCTTGTTTTACGACTAGTTTTTCCAGCTGCTAGACGACACCAGTTTAGTCAGAAACTCTATGAagttgcaatttcagtcgcatattgacataTGTGGACCTGCCTTAAATTTAGAAATTTAAAGTGTTTTAGTATTAGTAAGTTGTAAGTGGCAGCTGGGAGACAGTGTATGCAGAGAGGAAAGCATGTGTGTAGTCACATAATGTGCACTTATATGTATTGGAATTATGGGCTTGTGAGTTCGGAGTCATGTGGCATTCACTTTGGAAATTACCATAACAGTAAGTTGTTATTTGGTTGTGTGTCATAGTCACCACTTTCTCATTAGTGATTGTGACTTAATGCTGTGTCTTAACTTAGGTATTACCATTTTGTCTTCTTGATGGTGATTTAATGTGTTGAGGTAttggttgatttttttatttatttgtttattttttcaatattggTGATTTGATGGTGTGTCTTACTTACAGTTTCACTGTCCTGTTTtgatattatgatttttttttttttttttttttttttttttttacggtaaggcctatagcgcctgtaggcacacttgaagagtgtatgggaagcactgttcagcttccgcccattagtggcgcaggcaattttatttatagtggtacccatattagggcccatatcaccgcccaagctcatcttgagtgtaaccacctagaacctgggtatcatggtgatatgtaggtaactttaaaccactcgacaaatggcaaagtgttttaaggctgtacgtggtgggattcaaacctacgcgtggatgtctgcccgatcccatgctcaccaccttatccactatgccaccgcctccctaatttATGGtcagcatttatttatttattgtttcttattaataatagtgatctagtgttgtttttctttcactagCACTGTTGTACTACCTTAGTGATGATGATTGGACATGCTTTTTGTCTTGCTGTAAATCTTGACACTCTGATGTGCACACCCTGTCTCAGAACACAAGTGAGAAGGACATAGTGGTCCACCTAGCACCAACACCTGTGCCAGACGAGGGCGACCTGagttcagaggaggaggaggcagtgccGAGCCCCAGACATGAAGCCAACAAGCCCAAGTTCCCTGATTCCATCCCCAAGGTGGTGGAGAGCACAGTGTCCCAGCATGCTCGCCAGGTGGGCCAgtgtcttcttgtttttacctaactacttttatttttacaggATTGACTCATGCTTATTGTATTCTCTCTTTCAAAGCTGATTTGCCACACTTATCTTTAAAGCTGTGAATGCTTTTGTATGAGTCTGTTTGCTCttacttttgattttttttaaatattttta
Encoded here:
- the LOC123507092 gene encoding uncharacterized protein LOC123507092 isoform X1, whose protein sequence is MPGTPLHLLLVAVLVSKHGGTLGDTTHCNATVDHDLGQGDVTTVLTATKNSTEHTKVGYVKPKEGFEGVSVEVQGGKNSEEAWFPADEMCLPANGSWWKLKVQVLPNTEQDKLTFRLYCGKCKWSCVISDIRITSMEGILLKAHGPSSWTTTPKHCTVLKPDYSQNISNKTCEKPPTRPQASINKPQSSSEIHWVAVVVGLVVATVVVVVVIVVCLKVKYRCRSNESQPQHPLTESASHAVQDTRNSLYEPLSVFQEAAAPPQHENAPRVIHNGL